Proteins encoded in a region of the Ziziphus jujuba cultivar Dongzao chromosome 3, ASM3175591v1 genome:
- the LOC132803196 gene encoding receptor-like protein EIX2 yields the protein MWKGVVSEYGNTLGLVKGIDLSTNMLNGGIPPEITELVGLIYFNLSRNNLSGQIPAEIGNLESLDFLDLSNNQFSGQIPPSLGLIDRLSVLNLSNNNLSGKIPTSTQLQSFNADAYMGNIGLCGAPLPAECPEEEQPGTTEAEEDHNNEFISQGFYVSMGVGYVVGFWGVFGTLLFNKSWRCAYFKLLNDLANWIYVMAALRKAKFLRKLRGVISASSMRRGQKEYYSTYHKMQNRKKFTNEEWNDFTQRIQCSATFIVFV from the exons GGGCATAGATCTGTCAACCAATATGCTTAACGGGGGAATTCCACCAGAAATCACCGAGCTCGTTggattgatttatttcaacttatCCAGAAACAATTTAAGTGGACAAATCCCTGCAGAGATTGGTAACTTGGAATCATTAGATTTTCTTGATTTGTCAAATAACCAGTTTTCAGGTCAGATTCCTCCAAGCCTCGGTTTGATCGATCGCCTTAGTGTGCTGAACTTGTCCAACAACAACTTGTCAGGGAAAATTCCAACAAGCACTCAGCTCCAAAGCTTCAATGCGGATGCATACATGGGGAATATCGGACTTTGTGGAGCTCCTCTCCCTGCAGAATGTCCAGAAGAAGAACAACCCGGTACTACCGAAGCTGAGGAAGATCACAACAACGAGTTTATAAGCCAAGGATTTTATGTGAGTATGGGCGTTGGATACGTGGTTGGATTTTGGGGAGTTTTTGGGACATTGCTGTTCAACAAGTCATGGAGGTGTGCATATTTCAAACTCTTAAATGATTTGGCAAATTGGATTTATGTTATGGCTGCATTGCGCAAGGCAAAGTTTCTCAGGAAACTCCGAG GTGTGATATCAGCATCTTCTATGAGACGAGGTCAGAAAGAATACTATTCCACTTACCACAAGATGCAGAACCGGAAGAAGTTCACAAATGAAGAGTGGAATGATTTTACACAAAGAATACAATGCTCTGCaacatttattgtttttgtgtAA